CGGCCCTTGGCTGGAGCCTGAAGATGGATCCTCCAAAGAAAGTCGTGAGAAAGCTCTACGGCAGTAGGTTCCTTGAAGGATGCAACCTGAACTCCTTCAGGATTCAACCGGCCAAATACCCGGCGTATGAGTCCGTCTTTTCCGCTGGCATCCATACCCTGTATGACGACCAATACGGCATGGCGGTTTTGTGCATAGAGGAGGTTCTGCAGTTCGTCCAATTCCTCCAGCAATGTTTCGAGCCTCTTTTTGGTGGCGTCTTTCTCTATATCATGGGGGGCCTTTGTAGAAATGGCCTCCAGCCTGATTTTCGTCATAGGTATCGCTAAGATAGACAATTCGCCGGCTTCTATACCGTCATTATTTCCTTTTCTTTGGCGGCGAGGTGCTTGTCGATCAAGGATATATACCTGTCCGTGAGGTCCTGTATGTTTTTTTCCGCGTCCTTGGCCACGTCTTCGCTCAGGCCGTCCTTCTGGAGCTTTTTGATCTGCTCTATGGCTTCCCTGCGGATGTTCCGGATGGCGACCTTCGATTGCTCCCCTTCTCCGTTGACCCTTTTGACCAGTTCACGGCGACGTTCTTCCGTCAGGGGTGGCAGGAACAAACGGATCAATACCCCGTCATTTTGGGGGTTGATCCCAATATTGGCTGCTATGATCGAGCGTTCTATCGGCTGGAGCATGTTCTTTTCCCAAGGCTGGATACCGATCGTACGGGCGTCGATCACCGTCACGTTGGCCACCTGCCCGATGGGGGTGGAGGCACCATAATAATCCACGGTGATTCCTTCCAGCATCTGGGGATTGGCCTTCCCGGCCCTGATCTTTGTCAATTCCGATTCCAGATGCCCAATCCCTTTTTGCATGGTTTCCTGGGTATCGTCCAATATCAAAGCAACGTCATCCGACATAGTACATGAATTATGGGTTGGGGGCGCCTATGGGGGCCCCAGTGCGGTGCAAAACTAAAAAAACCAAACGATTATTCCACTTATTCCTCCTCGATAGAGAAGATGGGGTGCATAGAAGGCGCCTTGACGGCTCCTGCCTTTTGCGGGAGAGGGCTTCCATTCTTGCGTTGAACGGTCTCGACCACCGCCCCATCGGCCGGGGGTACCGGGAGGGGAGTCCCTACATTCTTCATGACCACGAAAGGACGGCGGGGTTGGCGGAAAAAGGCCACCAGACCGGAAAACGAGAGGCTGGTTACCACAAGCCCCGTCAGCAACACATAATTTCCTTCGTCCCGGAGGGCAAAGGCACCTGCGATCAGCACGAGGTTGTAGATTACCAGAGTGGAAGTGACCGCCGGGTGCGAAAAACCGCAGTCCAGCAGCAGGTGATGAATATGATTCCGGTCCGGGGAGAATGGGGACCGGCGGTGCAAAAAGATCCGTATTGTAAATACCCTCAGGGTGTCGAACAAGGGAACCGCCAGGATGGCGACGCCAATCATTGGCGCCGAAGTCACGGGCACCAAGGCCTGGGGCGCATCCGCCACGCGTATGAAATGCAATACGAGGATGGCGTTGACGAGCCCGACGAGCATGGAACCCGTATCACCCATGAATATTTTGGCCGGTGTATAGTTGAACACAAGGAAAGCGCTCAGAGCGCCCACCAGGCTAAGCCCCATGATCGCATACAAAGGCTCTTTAGCAAAATAAAAATAAACCCCGAAGACCAGGGCGCTTACCACGCCCAGCGTACCCGCCAGACCATCTACTCCGTCGATAAGGTTAAACGCGTTGACGACAAGGATGAAAGCGAAATAACTAAGTATAAGGCTGACCACATAGGGCAGCTCCGTGATCCCGAATATGCCGTGAAGACTCACCAGGCGCAAGCCCGCCACGTTGATGACGATGGCCGCAGCCGCCAACTGCCCTAAGAACTTTTTGAGGGGAGTGATCACCACAACGTCGTCCTTAAGACCTACCAGAAAAAGAATAAAACCCGCAGCGGCATAATACTGAAGACCGGCGGATGCTTTGAAAGGAACAGCCAACAGGACTGCGAGAAGGAAGCCTGCAAATACCCCGAATCCACCAAGCGAAGGAATGGGCGCTTTATGAATCTTCCTGTTATCAGGCACGTCCATCAGCTTTTTGACGCTGGCGATCCTGATGATGACAGGCATGGCGACATAGGTTACGAAAAATGCTATAAGAAATCCCGTAATTAAGTTATCCATCGGGCTAGCTTTTCTGATTTAAATAGGGTATAACATTGACTAACAATGTCATATTAATTATATACAAATCCAAAACAATTGCAATATTACAGTAAAATAAGCAATAGGTAAAGATTGCCTAATTAAATAATCCTAATTAAGGGGCAGCTCGCCACGAAGTCCAGCGCTTCAGAAAGCATTTTGCGAAGTGGTCCCGGGTAAAGTAAATAGACGCATCGAGAAGGCAAAACGTTTGCTCTCTTTAAAAAAAAATTTTCTGGTACCTTTGGACCCAATCCAAAGACCATGACTGATTTAAAAGCGACCGCCACCCAGATCCGGAGAGACATCGTACGAATGGTACACGCCGCCCAAAGCGGCCACCCCGGGGGTTCCCTGGGTTGTACAGATTTCTTTACTGCATTGTATTTCAATGCGATGCAGCATAATCCGGACTTCCATATGGACGGGATCAACGAGGACATTTTTTTCCTGTCTAACGGCCATATCTCCCCTGTATTCTATTCCACCCTCGCCCGGAGCGGCTATTTCCCCCTCAAAGAACTGGAGACCTTCCGGAAGCTCAATTCCCGGCTCCAGGGCCACCCCACAACCCACGAACACCTCCCCGGCGTACGGGTCGCCTCCGGCTCCCTCGGCCAGGGCATGAGTGTCGCCATCGGCGCCGCGCTCGCAAAAAAACTGAATAAAGACAGCCACCTGGTCTTTTCCCTCCACGGGGACGGTGAACTGGATGAAGGCCAGAACTGGGAGGCCATCATGAGCGCCCCCAACCTGCACGTCGATAACCTGATCGCCACCGTTGACTGGAACGGTCAGCAGATCGACGGCCCGACCGACAAGGTCATGGCCCAGGGCGACCTGCGTCAGAAATTCGAAGTATTTGGTTGGCTTACGCTCACGGCTAACGGCAACGACATGGACGAGATCGTGGCCACCCTGGCCAAAGCCCGCGCCATGACCGGCCAGGGCAAGCCCGTAGCCATCCTGATGCACACCGTCATGGGCAAAGGTGTCGACTTCATGGAAGGCCACCACGAGTGGCACGGGATCGCCCCCAGCGACGACCAGCTGAAGAAAGCCCTGGCGCAACTCCCCGAGACCCTCGGGGATTACTAGAGCTAATAGGCATAATCTCTTACCTGGCTCTTGCCGCAGAACGGGGGCAGGCCTCACGAAGGGTGGGTGGTCAATTTTACATTCTTTTCCGTAGCGTTTTAGCACGCTCAGCTTTCAGTCGTGCCTATCGGCTACGGAAAAGAATGTAAAATTGACCACCCACCCTTCTAAACACGTCCCGGGCCTAATTGCGCCCAGCTAGGGCCGATATTAACTCCGGAGGTCGACCTTTTCGTGGCTGGCCTTGCGGGCCGGATACCAAGAGGCTAACGAGGCTACGATGAAGATGGAGCCGACGACGATGGCGATGTCGGAGGGGAGGACTTTTACGGGGTAGTAGTCGATGACGAAGGAGCCGCCTTGTAAAGGAATCAATTTATAACGCACCTGGGCCCAGCACAGGATTAGCGCGCAGCCCACACCCAGCATGGTTCCCAGGCCGGCGAGGACCATACCTTCCCCTAAGAAGATTTTGCGGATAAAGGAATCTTGCGCCCCCAGGGCTTTGAGGACCTGGATGTCCTTTTGTTTTTCCAGGACCAGCATCGTGAGCGCGCCCACCATGTTGAATGCAGCCACGGAGAGGATGAGGATGAGGACCGCGAAAATGAACCATTTTTCGATACTCATGACCCGGTAAAGACCCTGGTTTTGTTCGTACCGGGTCTGGACCACCGCCTCTTTACCCAGCAGGGTTTGCAACCGTTGCTGGACCCCCGGCAGGTTCTCGGGCTGGGAGGTTTTTAACTCCAGGGCGGAATACTCGTCAGGACCGAAACCCAGGAGGCTTTTTACCGTGCCGATATTGGTGATGACATACTTGTCGTCGAAGTCCTGCTGAATCGCAAACGTGCCCACCGGTGTAATATTCCCCTCACTGATAGCCTGTAGGGGATCCGGGCCTGCTTCTGCGCCCCGGCGTGGCAAATAGGCCGTCACCGGGTAGACAGTCCTGTCCGAAAGAACACCCAGGGCCGCTTCCACGCCCGAACCCATCACGAGGAACGGGGTGTCCACATTGCCCAAGTCGAAATGCCCGCGGATCAGGTGGTCCTTGATGCCGGTGATGTCCGAATAGGTATCGTCTACTCCTTTTAGGAATACCTGGGTGGACTGGTAGTCGGCGTTTTGCAGGATGGCCTTTTCTTCGGCAACACACGAAAACGTCGCCACCCCGGCCGTGCCCCGTATCCGCTGAAGCATCTCCGGTGTCAGCACCAGCACCTTGCCAGTGGCGGGGATGACCTTCAGGTCCGTATAAAACGAAGAATAGAGCGTCTTTACGAGGTGCTCGAATCCATTGAAAACACTGAGTATCAGCACCAAAGCCGCCGCACCAACCGCGATGGCCAGGGTGCTGATCCAGGCAATGACGTTGATCGCGTTGGTCGACTTTTTGGCTTTGAAATAACGCCAGGAGAACAGGAGGTACATCGCTACTCGTCTGTCTTGTGTTTGTCCTTGTCCTCGTTGATTTTTTTGAAGATTTCTTCCATGTGGAAGACGTGTTCGAGCGTATCGTCCAGGAAAAATTTAAGCTCCGGCATACGCCTGAGCTGGTTTTTGACCTTCGCGGTGAGCTCTTTTTTGATTTCCCAGGCCCGCTCGGTGATGAGCTTCAAGGCCAGGGCGGGCTGTTGGATCTGAAAAAAACTGAGGTAGATCCTGGCCTCCAGAAGGTCGGGCGTCACCTTGACGCCGGCTATGGACACCATGCCCCCATCCATCATGTTCAGCCCCAGGCGCTGGAAGATCGGGTTGAGTTCTTCCATCAACAACCCGGCCACCTGTTTTTGTCGCTTTCCTTCCTGCATAGTCGTACCTTTGTTGATTGTAAAAGTAACATCCTTACATGAAGAAATACACCCGGTTATTCAAGTATTTGAAAGATCTTAAGTGGAGCATTGTCCTGTATACCGGCTTAACCATCCTGTCCGTCGCTTTTTCTCTCGTCTCCCTGACGATGCTGATCCCGTTCATGAACCTTTTGTTTCACCCGGACCAGCTCGTACACACGCTTCCCCAGGGGCCGATGACCAATTCCCAGGTGCTGATCGACACGTTTAAATACTACCTCACCAAGATCATCGAATCCCACAGCATGCTATACGCCATGGCGGTCATCTGCGGGATCATCCTCCTGGCCATCGCTTTGAAGAATTTCTTTCTGTACTGTACCTACTACATCCTGGCCCCTATGCGCAACAGCCTTGTCCGGAGACTCAAGGACGAACTGTACGCCAAGATCCTGGAACTGCCCATCGGCTATTTCACGGAACAACGCAAAGGGGATGTCCTTAGCCGGATGACCAACGATACCTATGAAATCGAAACAAGCGTTTTAGGTACCATGGATGGGTTGATCAAAGATCCCATCAACATCATCTTCCTGTTGGTCGCCCTGTTTGTCCTGAGTCCCGCATTATCCCTTTTCCTGCTGGTCTTTCTACCCATCACAGGGTTTGTCATCGGGCGGATCAGCCGCTCCCTGCGCAAAACGAGCAACGCCGCGGCGATCAAAGCCGGAGAGTCTCTGTCCGTGTTGGAAGAAACCTTATCGGGTCTGCGTGTCATTAAGGCCTTCAATGTCGAAAAGCTTCTCGGGAATAAGTTTTTCACGCTAAACGACGAACTCTTTCACCTCAAAAACAGGATGCAACAACGCAGGGACCTTGCCTCCCCCCTCTCGGAAGTGATGGGTGTGGGCGTGCTTTGCGGCGTCCTGCTTTTCGGGGGATACCTCATCACCACCCATAGCGCGTTCGCCCTCGCACCTGAAGCCTTTATTGCATACCTGGCGGCCTTCAGCCAAATCATCAACCCGGCAAAGTCCATTTCGACCTCCTGGTATAATATTCAAAAGGGCAGTGCCGCCGTCGCCCGGATCGAGGAAGTGCTCAACGCCACCGTCACCGTCAAAGACCTTCCAGGGGCACAGACGCTCGACACCTTCCAGCATTCCATAGAATTCCGGGGAATTTCTTTTGCCTATGGAGACCATCAAATCCTCGAAAACATCAACCTCACGATTCCCAAAGGCAAAACCGTTGCCCTTGTCGGTTCCTCCGGAGCGGGGAAGTCCACGCTGGCGGACCTTGTCCCCCGGTTCCACGACGTCACCAACGGGGAGCTGCTGATCGACGGGGTCAACATCAAGGGATACACCCTGGAGTCCCTGCGCCGCCAGATCAGTATTGTCACCCAGGAACCCATTCTTTTTAACGATACCATCGCTGCGAATATCGCCCTTGGCGAACCCGACGCCAGCCGGGAAGCGATCATGGACGCTGCCCGCGTGGCCAATGCGGACAATTTCATCCGTCAGAAAGAAGGGGGATATGAAAGCAATATCGGGGACAGGGGTACCAAGCTCAGCGGCGGAGAGCGCCAGCGCCTCACCATCGCCAGGGCCGTTTTAAAGAACCCGCCCATTCTTATCCTGGATGAAGCGACTTCCTCCCTGGATACCGAAAGCGAGCGCCTCGTCCAGGACGCCATTTATAAACTGATGAAAGACCGGACCAGCCTGGTCATCGCCCATCGCCTTTCTACCATCCGTCACGCCGACGAAATTATTGTCCTCCAGAAAGGACGTATTGCGGAGCGGGGCACCCATGACCAACTCATTGAGGCCGGCGGCATTTACCGCCGCCTGGTGGAGATGCAAGAGGTCAAATAGCACCGAAAGGGCGTGCAGCCATAGCCGCCACGCCCTTTCGAACGATTCCAGGGGGGACCCTATTGAACGTTTTGGTTTTCAGACTTCTTCACCAGACCCATTTTTGCTTCGATGCTCAGGGTCGCATGGGGCACCGCTCTAAGCCGTGCCTTGTCGATCAGCTTACCTGTCACCCGGCAAATCCCATAGGTCTTGTTCTCGATCCGCATCAGGGCCTTCTCCAGGTGATCGATGAACTGGATCTGACGGCTGGCCATCTGGCTCAGCTGTTCCCGTTCCATACTGATCGACCCGTCTTCCATGGTCATGTAACGGTTTTCACTCTCATCCCCGCCCATTTCGTCTTTACGGGTAATGAGTCCCTGCAGGTACGTCAATTCCTTCTTCGCAGCGTCCAGCTTGCGCATGATCAGGTCTTTGAACTCTGCCAGTTCAGCATCGCTATATCTCATCGTCGGTGCGTTAAGTATGGTTTGACCCGGATCATCCAGGACAGATTTTGTAAAATCGGGTTCGTATTTGACCTGGGTGGTCACGGAAGTTTTGATGGGTTTTATTTCCACCATTTTGGTTTCCGGCCGGGGCGCAGGTCTGGCGATAGCCGTGGGTTTTGCCTCCGCGGGTTTCACACCTACCGAAGACGGTTTGATGGCCACCGGGGCCGGGGCGGGTTTTGGTGCGGCTATGGGTGCTTTGGCAGGGGCGGCCGGGGCCGGCTTAGACGGCGCGGCAGGAGCTGCCTTGGCAGCCACACCCTTTACCGGGGCTGCTTTGATCGGGGCTATGGGTGTCTTCACCGGTGCTCCCTTTACGGAGACGGGTGCCTTCCCTTTGACCGCCGGGGCGGCTTTGACAACGGCCTTCGCAGGAGCAGCTTTTGCAGGGGCGGCTTTGACGGCACCCTTGGCATTAACTGCTTTGGCGGGAGCCGGTTTAGCGACCTTGGCGGGTACTGCTTTCGAGTTTGTGGCCTTTACCGGCGATGGTTTGGCCTTGGCGGCAGGAGCTGCTTTTTTGGGCGCCACTTTCTGGGGTGCGGCCTTTTTTGCAGGTTTGGCAACGGGTTTTACCGCGGCTTTTTTAGCCGGTGCTTTTTTGGTAGGTTGTGGTGCTTTCTTTGCAGACTTGGCCGCTTTTTTAGTTGCCATGCTACGCTCCTTTTTTAGTAACGATTACTTTTAAAGAAATGTCGTTTACTTCAATTTCGATGCCATCCTGAATATCTGGCACAATTTCCAAACTATCTGCCAGAATTTCCGTACAGATATATTGGGAAAAATGGGCCACGGAGGACGCAAGTGCTTCCGAAGCAGCGACTTTAACCTCCACCCTGTCCGTCAGTTCAAAGCCACTGTCCTTTCGGATCTTTTGAATTCGATTGACCAGTTCCCTGGCGTTGCCCTCGTAGGCGAGTTCCGGTGTAACCGTGACATCCAGTGCTACGGTAAGGCTGCCTTTGGAAGCCACCGTCCAACCGGGAATGTCCTCGCTGGAGATGTCAACATCCTCCAAACCGATCTCTAAGGTCTCATTTTCAAGGATAAGGGGGATTTTCCTTTCTTTTTCCAGTCTAGCAATGTCGTCCTGGCCTAAGGCTCCTATGGCGGCCGCCGCAGGCTTCATTTTTGCGCCCAAACGGTTACCTAAAGCTTTAAAGTTAGGTTTTATTTTTTTCTTAATAAAACCTTCTGTATCAGTTAAGAATTGGATTTCTTTAACATTGACCTCCGAACGGATCAAATCCCCCACTTTTTCGACCTGGGACCGCATCCCGGGGTCGAGGATAGGGATCAGGATCCGTTGCAGGGGTTGACGTACCTTGATATTGACCTTCTTACGCAAAGATAACACCAGGGAGGATATATCCTGTGCCAGTTGCATGCGTTCCTCCAGGGAAGTATCCTGGTATATGGGCTGCGGAACCGGGAAATCCGCATGGTGTATCGAATCCTTTGATATCCTGTTTGTTACAGAATTAAGGTTCCCGAACAAAGCCTCGCTGAAAAACGGCGCGATCGGCGCCATCAGCAGGATGACCGTTTCCAGGCACTCATATAATGTCTGATAGGCACAGATCTTGTCGTGTTCGTACTCCCCTTTCCAGAACCTTCGACGGCAAAGACGGACATACCAGTTGCTCAATTGCTCATCCACGAAGTCTTCGATGGCCCTGCCCGCCTGGGTAGGTTCGAATTCCTTCATATACCGGTCCACCGTTCCCACCAGCGTTTGGAGAGCCGATATAATCCAGCGGTCAATTTCCGGCCTTTCGGAAGGCGGGATATAGGCTTCTTTGAAGGCAAACCCGTCTACATTGGCATAAAGGGCGAAAAACTGATACGTATTATATAAGGTCCCGAAGAACTTACGCTGCACCTCCCGGATCCCTTCGACATCAAATTTGAGACTTTCCCAGGGCGAAGCATTGGTGATCAGGTACCAACGCGTGGCATCCGCCCCGAAACGGTGGATCGTATCAAAGGGATCCACGACGTTCCCCACGCGTTTACTCATCTTATTGCCGTCTTTGTCCAAGACCAGCCCGTTGGATACCACGGCTTTATAGGCCAATCCCTGGACCTTAGTCCCCAATTCTTCTTCCACCGATTCCTTGATCAGCGCCGCAATCGCGTGCAGGGTATAAAACCACCCCCGGGTCTGGTCCACGCCTTCGGCAATAAAATCCGCGGGATAATTCCTTGTAAAAACGTCCTTGTTTTCAAATGGGAAATGCCATTGGGCATAGGGCATCGCCCCGGAGTCAAACCATACGTCCACCAGGTCGTGCACCCGCTTCATGGGTTTACCCTTCGGCGATAACAAAATCAGTTCGTCCACCGTGGGTTTGTGGAGGTCCACATCCCCCAGGTCCTTCCGGTCCCCATTGTACCCGGCTTCTACGGCCAGTTGATAGGCCGCTTTTAACTCCGCCACACTGCCGATGCACACCTCCTCTCCGGTCCCCACCTCTGCGTCCCAATCCTCGGTCCGCCAGACCGGCAAGGGCGTACCCCAAAACCGGTCCCGGCTAAGATTCCAGTCCACCATATTCTCCAGCCAGTTCCCAAACCGGCCTTCCCCCGTTGACTTAGGCTTCCATTGGATGGTTTTGTTGAGTTCCACCATCCGGTCCTTTAACGCGGTCGTCTTGATAAACCAGGCGTCCAGCGGATAATACAGGATCGGTTTGTCGGTACGCCAGCAATGCGGGTAACTGTGTTCGTACTTCTCAATTTTAAACGCCCTGTTTTCTTTTTTCAGCTTGACACAGATATCGACATTGACGTCCGCGTATTGCGGATCGTCTTTATAGTTTTTTACATAGCGGTGGCTAAACTCACCAAGCCCGTCCACGAACTTGCCTTCTTTGTCCACCAGCGTGAGGATCCCAATGCCGTATTTTTTCCCTACCCTATAGTCATCCGCGCCAAAGGCCGGTGCCGTGTGCACGATCCCCGTACCATCTTCCGTCGTTACGAAGTCGCCCAACAAAACCCGGAAGGGCCCCGAAAGGGGCGGACCGTAGGTCGCTCCCGATTTTTCCGGTGTGTTTGCAGGGTAAGGCAGCAATTGCTCGTACCGGAGGTTTTCCAGCTGGCTCCCCTTAAATTCCCCGATGATGCTCCAGGGCAACAGTTTTGATTCAGGCAGATAGGCGGAAAAGTCGGCATTTTCTCCTTCCGGTTTGAAATATTTCCCGATCAACGCCTTCGCCAATACCACATTCACCGGCTGGTGCGTGTACGGGTTGAAGGTCTTGACCAGCGCATAGTCGATCTTGGCCCCTACCGTCAAACCCAAGTTGGAAGGCAGCGTCCAGGGCGTCGTCGTCCACGCCATGAAAAAAACCTCCTTGTCTCCCCAAAGCGCACGCGCGGCTTCCCCGGGTGCCGCCTTGAACATCGCCACACAGCTCGTGTCCTTGACGTCCTTGTAAGTACCGGGCTGGTTCAGCTCATGAGAGCTCAGCCCCGTGCCTGCCGCGGGCGAATACGGCTGTATGCTCACGCTCTCATAAAGAAGCCCCTTTTTGTACAACTCCTTCAGGATCCACCAAAGGCTTTCAATATAATTGTTTTCGAACGTGATATACGGATGATCCAGGTCCACCCAATACCCCATTTTCGTCGTCAGCTCGTCCCACTTGTCTTTATACTTCAACACTTCCCGGCGGCAAACGGCATTGTATTCGGCGATGGATATTTTCTTGCCGATGTCGTCCTTCGTGATCCCCAGCATTTTTTCCACACCCAGTTCCACCGGCAGGCCATGGGTGTCCCAACCGGCCTTACGTTTGACCTGGTGCCCTTTCATCGTCTGAAAACGGCAAACGAGGTCCTTTAGGGTACGCGAAATAACGTGGTGAATGCCGGGCATACCATTGGCACTGGGGGGGCCTTCGTAAAAAACAAACGCCCCGGCCCCTTCCCTAAGGTCAACGCTCTGCTGAAACGTGCGCTCCGCGGCCCATTTATCCAGCACTTCCTTTTCGATCGAAGGCAAATTCAACTGCTGGTATTCCCTATACTTGGCACTCATAAATTTTATAGGCAAAAAAAGATGGGCAAAGGTACAAAAAGTCCCGATCCCATTAATGTTTTATCATATACATTAAAACAAACCGCTATGTATCTTGGCACAGTTTTGGACTCCGAGGGACAGGACACGAATTTTCAACCTTAAAATGGTAAACATTATGAAAAACATTCCTATGGTAATAGCCGTTGCCCTGTTCGGAACCACCGCAGCCACGGCTCAAACAACGCATCACCACCATGCCGCAAAAACCGAAACGGTAAAGGCCGTCACCCCTCCGGACGCTGTCCTAACCGCCTTCCAGGGCAAGTTTAGCGGTGACACGGCGACCTGGGCCGTCACCCCATCAGGGAACTACGCTGCCACATTCATGAGCAGCGGTGAAAAAGAATGTGCTGAGTTTTCGGCTGATGGCCAGTGGCTTCGCAACCGCACCGACATGACCCTCGACCAGTTGCCCGATCCCGCAAAAACCGCCCTCCAAAGCAAGTATCCCGGCATGGAAATTGCCTCTATCCAGAAGTTGGAGTACAACAACGTAAACCCCTTCTACAAAGTCAACCTCAAACAAGGCGACCAGTCGAAGGACGTCATGGTCAATGACGCGGGCTACGTTCAAGAGTAGGAGCGCCGTCGGGCCTCGCAAACACACATCGGCACCGTTAATCCAAGTTATACCTTAACCTATGCGCTGAAAAAAAACCGCTCTCTTCCGGGGGCGGTTTTTTTCGTCCCCTCACCGAATATCGGATCGTCCGGCGTGCCGGAAGGAGGGTATGTCTTTTTATCCCTTTTCCGTAGGACTTAGGCCTGCATTGCCTGTTTTAATCCTACGGAAAAGGGATAAAAAAACATACCCTCCTTCCTTAAGCGCGGTCAGTCCGATAACCGTGGGTACCGAGGCACTATAGAAGCTAGAAATACGTCGACAACCCAACGCTAAACCCGGCGGTCGTCCCGATGGTCGCCCCGATCGTCGAACCGGTGATGTCGCGGGCAACCTGGTGGCGGTAGTTGAAACGGAGGACGGTTTGGGCGGTGGGGCGGAAGCTCAGGGCGGGCATGATGCTCCAGAGGTCATTGTACATCCGCGTGCCGGTGGCGGCGAAACGGCCGACGTTCCAGTCGACGTATTCGCCGCGGACGGCCAGGTTGATGGAGGCGTCCTTCCAGTCCAGGATCCTGCCGCGGAAAATGGGCTGGACCACGTCGATAAAACCACCGAACTGTTTGTTGCTGTACTCCGGGGTGTAATCGGGGGGTAGCTGGACAAACACCCAAGCCCATTCGGTGATGATGTTCGTATGAAGACGGGGGAGGGTTGTATTGAAGTCGGCGTCGAAGACATGCACGTGTCTTTTGTCGTCGACCGGCGCCCCTTCGATGCGCCAGGTGTTGTAGACGTCGCTCATAAAGGAAAGGCCCAACTCACCGATCTTGTCGTGTCTGAGCGATATTTTACCGGTGTACATGGGCTCACCGCTGGCGCTGGTGGTGAACCTCGACGCGTTTGACTTGGCGGCCGGAAGGTAGGTTTTGCCTTGCGCGTTGTCGATGATCGAATCGTTGAAGCCACCCGTCAGGTAAAATTCATACCCATACATCCAGTGGTTC
This region of Dinghuibacter silviterrae genomic DNA includes:
- a CDS encoding PepSY-like domain-containing protein translates to MKNIPMVIAVALFGTTAATAQTTHHHHAAKTETVKAVTPPDAVLTAFQGKFSGDTATWAVTPSGNYAATFMSSGEKECAEFSADGQWLRNRTDMTLDQLPDPAKTALQSKYPGMEIASIQKLEYNNVNPFYKVNLKQGDQSKDVMVNDAGYVQE
- the ileS gene encoding isoleucine--tRNA ligase, yielding MSAKYREYQQLNLPSIEKEVLDKWAAERTFQQSVDLREGAGAFVFYEGPPSANGMPGIHHVISRTLKDLVCRFQTMKGHQVKRKAGWDTHGLPVELGVEKMLGITKDDIGKKISIAEYNAVCRREVLKYKDKWDELTTKMGYWVDLDHPYITFENNYIESLWWILKELYKKGLLYESVSIQPYSPAAGTGLSSHELNQPGTYKDVKDTSCVAMFKAAPGEAARALWGDKEVFFMAWTTTPWTLPSNLGLTVGAKIDYALVKTFNPYTHQPVNVVLAKALIGKYFKPEGENADFSAYLPESKLLPWSIIGEFKGSQLENLRYEQLLPYPANTPEKSGATYGPPLSGPFRVLLGDFVTTEDGTGIVHTAPAFGADDYRVGKKYGIGILTLVDKEGKFVDGLGEFSHRYVKNYKDDPQYADVNVDICVKLKKENRAFKIEKYEHSYPHCWRTDKPILYYPLDAWFIKTTALKDRMVELNKTIQWKPKSTGEGRFGNWLENMVDWNLSRDRFWGTPLPVWRTEDWDAEVGTGEEVCIGSVAELKAAYQLAVEAGYNGDRKDLGDVDLHKPTVDELILLSPKGKPMKRVHDLVDVWFDSGAMPYAQWHFPFENKDVFTRNYPADFIAEGVDQTRGWFYTLHAIAALIKESVEEELGTKVQGLAYKAVVSNGLVLDKDGNKMSKRVGNVVDPFDTIHRFGADATRWYLITNASPWESLKFDVEGIREVQRKFFGTLYNTYQFFALYANVDGFAFKEAYIPPSERPEIDRWIISALQTLVGTVDRYMKEFEPTQAGRAIEDFVDEQLSNWYVRLCRRRFWKGEYEHDKICAYQTLYECLETVILLMAPIAPFFSEALFGNLNSVTNRISKDSIHHADFPVPQPIYQDTSLEERMQLAQDISSLVLSLRKKVNIKVRQPLQRILIPILDPGMRSQVEKVGDLIRSEVNVKEIQFLTDTEGFIKKKIKPNFKALGNRLGAKMKPAAAAIGALGQDDIARLEKERKIPLILENETLEIGLEDVDISSEDIPGWTVASKGSLTVALDVTVTPELAYEGNARELVNRIQKIRKDSGFELTDRVEVKVAASEALASSVAHFSQYICTEILADSLEIVPDIQDGIEIEVNDISLKVIVTKKGA